The following coding sequences lie in one Cloeon dipterum chromosome 1, ieCloDipt1.1, whole genome shotgun sequence genomic window:
- the LOC135947462 gene encoding lactosylceramide 4-alpha-galactosyltransferase-like: MAVATMVRIRNIRWNKIAYIVGSLLAGLLFAKFLRMGRTPPDPYAIDYTRLNLSVVVPLRDLTPYFKTDNTASPFEDTSNTVFFIESVGDANLSSRQLCAVESLSRSNPEVNAVIVYLQPVREIEMRRNAALMKVLKAAKNKITLATIDASLVLSSSPVFHSVASKILKDTPFRVNHLSDFLRMLLLWRFGGFYMDMDTIIYHSLDDLFNAKNFLVTGADDSVSPFFFGFRKNHPMLGKIMDAARDDYIPNYYASVPASMGSVLSKHYGMSVRKAIEARQVDDVKIVNSTVFTPIVWDQFVEFFKDSNEDMVRKFLENGLGIHVWNYKSYGAKVLVNSTSPYTTLARLYCPRSFYYNEENHF, encoded by the exons ATGGCAGTAGCCACGATGGTGCGGATACGGAACATTCGGTGGAACAAGATCGCCTACATTGTGGGCTCACTGCTTGCGGGCTTGCtgtttgccaaatttttgcGCATGGGCCGCACCCCGCCGGACCCCTACGCCATCGACTACACGCGGCTGAACCTGTCGGTGGTGGTGCCCCTGAGGGATCTGACCCCCTACTTCAAAACGGACAACACGGCCAGCCCGTTCGAGGACACGTCCAACACGGTCTTCTTCATCGAGTCCGTCGGCGATGCTAACCTCAGCTCTCGCCAATTGTGTGCGGTCGAGTCTCTCAGCAGGAGCAACCCCGAGGTGAACGCGGTCATTGTCTATCTGCAGCCGGTGCGAGAAATCGAAATGCGCAGAAACGCTGCCCTCATGAAAGTGCTCAAAGCGGCCAAGAATAAAATCACGTTGGCTACAATTGACGCCTCACTT gTTCTCTCATCCTCTCCAGTGTTCCACTCTGTggcaagtaaaattttaaaagacactCCTTTCCGTGTAAACCACCTGAGCGATTTCTTGAGAATGCTACTGCTGTGGCGTTTTGGTGGTTTTTACATGGATATGGACACGATCATTTACCACAGTTTGGATGATCTTTTCAACGCCAAAAATTTCCTGGTCACCGGCGCCGATGATTCGGTATCTCCGTTCTTCTTTGGTTTCCGGAAGAACCACCCAATGCTTGGCAAAATCATGGATGCGGCTCGGGACGACTACATCCCTAATTACTACGCTTCTGTGCCAGCGTCTATGGGTTCGGTTTTATCCAAACACTATGGCATGAGCGTTAGGAAGGCTATTGAAGCTCGAcag gTGGACGATGTGAAAATAGTAAACTCGACAGTCTTTACTCCTATTGTCTGGGACCAGTTTGTAGAGTTTTTTAAAGATAGTAATGAGGACATGGTGAGAAAATTCTTGGAGAACGGCCTCGGCATCCATGTTTGGAATTACAAGAGCTATGGTGCCAAAGTCTTGGTTAATTCGACCTCACCGTACACCACTTTGGCCAGACTTTACTGTCCCAGGTCATTTTATTATAACgaagaaaaccatttttga